The genome window gaggatgtgtcacTAAACGTCTGTATtacaacactggaggatttccgcgcaatgataaaccgggctgtggtggagacgtttttttcgtgtccctaaagagaactggaagacccagccaaagcctgcaggaccaaatgggcaactttcgattgagtaagtagcttacacacatgtatagattgtgattgtttatttgccttggttttgtttaccagaagtttatcattgcgcggaaatcctccagtgttgtgatacagacatttattgacacatccagacgcgtatctcctggccgcaagtcctactctgagcaacagaggcattcctcctctgttgtcatcgatgatCATTGTCCACAAGAgcaccaccagttaccgtctactcgtggacgcgcagccgtttgttgttgtttagctagctgttcctctctctgcctccgcgtcctcctttcaacgagctcctcgtccgtgtactcaaaacggtaaggacgtccatcgtaaacaaagtcatcgtccaccacctcagagtccGAAAAATATTCacccattttgtgaaaaataacagtcgcaaactacagctaaactagccgaccaccaagttagccgtgttgtggctggttgctcgcagcgcgcggtgctcgaaaatgacgtcatccacgtcagaagtagttgtctagagacactggatgttgataacatgccaccacgggctcagaggggaatagcaccagcatatcacaacaaaatattggaatatgaacgagtttcgccgcagattatgcgtttatagaggctacgcacgggtgccccaattactcgcatcatacggatatacgcgccgctcttctggggctaacttcttcaaaacgactccaaatgccaccaaagttgtctgggtgtctaaatggtcgtatttaatgctacaaataaagtccaggttgtaaaaaatgaaagttatcctttaactagttacattacattttacattgGTTGACAATTCCGTCAATATTAAGCAATAAAGAAGTATTGCTCTTCAATCATTGTCCAATCACGTGACAGGTAAGTGTAATACCTACGGTAACCAAAGGAGTGTTGTGCCATGCCAGCAGATGGGCTCTCAAAAGGCAGTGTCAGTGGACTTGCCACTTTGGGCTAGACTGAAATAAAGTTGCTAAAATTAGCATggcaaggtgccacctgctcatcacaAGCAATaaccatccacacacactcaaacaccaaTAGCACAGCATTGGGACCAATTTGGGGGTCAGTATgttgcccaaggacacttcgacATGTGGACTGCAGGGCTTGGGGATTGAACCATCAATGCTCCAATAAATGGAAGATCTCAAGGTGGACCTTTAATAAACATTTCCttctaaacatcagcatgttataATTTGCAGTGAACTCCACAGCCTCAACAAGCCGCAGGCATAGCTGAAGACCTGACACGCCAGTCTGCAATTACAgccaacaacaaacacaatatttcTGAATGGAAAAGCTATTAAAGTtagtttttgcagttttcattatatttatatataatttgtttattattgattttcatCTTTATTCCATTCAGTGTTGcgacattaaaaacagacagcatgTGATATGCAGTACAAATCATGACAGTATGGAGTCCGTGATGTTAACATACATGTGAAACAGTCTTTCAGCTGGACCTTCTTtatgtctgtttatttcttGTTCTATGTGTTATGTGATCATGGCTAAGATGGAAATCGTAATAAATAGCCAATTAGAACAATCAGAACAGCTTGGGATCAGAAGTGGGCCTGGTAGGCCAGTAGATATCCATCATTGTACATGTAGATCTGCTTGTTGGTGGGGTTGTAGCTCAGACTGGCCACTCCTTTAGCTACCTTCTCCAGTGGCAGTGCTAGTGAGTTGTCGTCTTTGCCTGTCGCTGTGTCGAAGGCGTAGAACACCTCCTCCCGGTAGTCGTCCACGTAACGAGTGGCATACatcacaccacacaccatgAAAGCGTTGCTCACCGCCTTCTTGAACAGCCTCGTCTCCCACGTCTGGGAGACATTGAGTGTCTCAGCCTCGCTGTCCCAAACCAGCCGGCTCACCACTAGATTACCGTGGTTGCCGACAGTGGCATAGAGGGCCCATAGTCCCGTCTCATCTGCCTCCACATCCACATCACTATTAGCTCGGCAGTCATAGTAACAGTACGGGAACTTGTTGTTGAAACCCACGCCGGTGCCAGGAAGTGTCACCCGTTTAACAGTGTTGCTTTTCAGGTCGTAGCGGCAGACGTCTGCAGAGCGGTAGCAGTGATAGTACAGCGCTTCACCATATAGAACAGCACTGGGACCCTCAATGGTGTTGGCGTGGCTAAAGGATGGAGCGATGGTAAAGTCCCTCTGGTTGACAGAGGCCATGAAGTCTTCGTAGGTTTGGTATACACGCAGGGAGTTGCCCCAGATGTGGCTGTTGAGCAAAGGCTGAACCCAGTAGCTGTTCTTCTCCCCCTCACTGTCCATCTGGGCCTGTTTGCCCCACGAACCAGAGATGTAGCTCTTGCCATGGGGACTGACCTTAGTCATGACAGGATTGCTAATGTTGGTGATCAGACCCTTGAGGCAGTGTGTGCCCTGGCCTGGAAACAGAGACATGAGAAGGGTCTAAAGATCAGGCGACATAGGACGGTCTAGaacagggatgtcaaagtcaaaatacacagagggccaaagaaacagatttgctacaagccgagggccggactggttcaatgtttattaaaacatattttaataattgcacatagcctattaaactaagatctgACACAATGTATATTACTTAATGATTAAttgaacaatccaatattcttttatggctctgtcagtaatttcaagtgtaaacatttttcaacaggatcaaaaacaaacttccttcaaagaaaaaaagtcctgtgcattaaatgaataaagtaatattttcttatggctctgtcagtaattaagggaaaacattttcaacaggcaagttgagttcaactgaaaaataaatctaaataaataaaataaattaaaatacaaaaatctataggacacagacaaaacaatactttcctttttggggagtgggtaactgaaagttaacatctgttctggctgctgatgaataatgaagcgAGGCCCGTTTGCCGCGCTGCGGTGTGTTCGTgggctaccgttgcattgtggggaatgtagtattggtgcgtgcaaaacaccagcgggcggctgcagccagttctaatactaatcaaatatcatccggggggccgcatataaatcatttgGGGGCCGCATCCGGCCCacgggccttgactttgacatatgtggtcTAGAATATAACCCTCTGTTGGGGGGGTGGGGAAATGTTTCACTGCTTTAGTGCTTATTGATGTTTAATTCCAGCCCTGAGTACTGCCTGCAGGGCTTCAATCAGCCTGCATAAGGCCAAAAAACTCTCTAcaaataaggtaaaaaaaaatgttaaccATACTTTCAGAACAACTCTTGTAATAAGTGGCAGGTTCTGTACAACAGGATGAATCCGTTCAAACAAACTTACATCAGTATATCAGGAATGGAGTTTCAAACCTGGGGCTGGATTTCAAAAGATCGTTGTCTCCATATAACCATTTATTGGTTTGACAATAATTTAAAAGTgaccaaaaaacaaatgagttcTCTTGGTTCTCTGCAGTTATTGCAATAAATGAGTCAgttctctcttacacacactttgacacacacccacacccacacccacacacacacccacacacacacacacacacacgcatagcATACTTACCTCTGAAGTCTGTGGGGATTGATCTGCAGGACTCAGCTGCATTTTTCAGGTAGCGCAGTCTCTCTTTGACGCTCTTCATGTTAATTGTGTCCGACATTTGCATCCTGTCTACATCTGTACGCAATTTATccacctaacacacacacatataaacattgTATTCACTTTCTTTGTCTGCTGTATGTGCTCATGACACAACATTATCAGCTATAAGCCACAGACACAGTGTTTAGTGAAGTTCTGATTTCagtttcaatcatttttttgaCTTCATGTTCTGCTGTACCTCTTTGGAGACTTTCTGTGTTTGGGCATTGTTAAGCTGGCTGTGGATGGCACCAACGTCTGTCTCCAACTGGCTGAGCTCCTCACCCAGCTGGCGCAGAGACAAAGCCGTGTACAGGCCCCGGTTATGCAGGTACAGGTGAGGCTCCAGCCGGGCCGTCACGTTTTCAACCGCAGCCTGGATGTGAGGGAGACGCTGGCTGGACAACTTCACCTGCAAGgacatacagacagaaagtCCTGTTTCATGAtcactgaatgtgttttcagggtTGCAGGATCAAGTTAATATTTTCTGAAATCTTCTCATTTTCACTGGGTACTGTACCCTCACATTCACAAGACGCAAATCATGCCAACAGTAATCATGAGTATCAGCTGTTAAATCTAATCAAAATGTACATCACAATAAATGCAGTATAGTTTGGCTCAGTACCACTGGATCCATATACAGCAATCCATCAAGTCAAAGTTGATGAATTGGACCGAACCCAGACTGAAGTAAGTACCCCACCCACCACTGTAAACTGATGCTGGTTTGCTTTAGTTCCCACCTGTTCCTGCAAGGTTTTCAAAGATCCTCCACAGGTCTGAACCTGCTCCAGCACGGCCTCGTACTTCACAGCAGGGAACGACCACAGGTTGGAGtccactggacacacacacgagcCGTCCCTCTTCTGGCCCGAGACACGCTGAGCCTGGCCATCACCCTGCAGTCGcacatgtgtaaaaaaaaacacttctgttGTATACAGATGATTTACATGCATAGTAAAGAGACTGCAAcaaaaattaccaaaaaaagaaaaactcatgCCATTAAATGCTACATCTTCTACTGTTATCCTTAGTTTCTAAAAGTTAGATATGAAGTGTAACTCACTGGTGACAGCAGCAgtaggagcagcagcagcatgtttagAGCTGGAGGAATGACTGCTGGACTGATGAGGACAGAATCTGTTACTACTGTAATCACcacacctcctcttcttttctcttatAAACTCagtcacaacaaacacacattttactggCTTGCTTCTTGTCACCAATGAGTCACTAGAGAACCTTAAAACCGCTTACGTGGAAGTGAAACTCTAAAAATGTGAAACTCTGGAGTTTCGCAACAGTTATGGTCCAACCAGGAGTTTCCCGCATTTCCCCCGTCAGTGCAATGgtcattatttcctctttgcaATATCCTCTGAAGTATTTTCTCCCGTTTTACACATTATTAAATCGTTATACAGCAGTAACAGAGTTTATTATACACTGCttaaaaaataaagggaacacttaaacaacacaatgtatCTCCAAGTCaatcacacttctgtgaaatcCAACAGTCCACTTAGGaagcaacactgattgacaatcagtttcacatgctgttgtgcaaatggaatagacaacaggtggaaattataggcaattagcaagacaccCCAAATAAAGcagtggttctgcaggtggtgaccacagaccacttctcaGTTCCTATGCTTTCTGAGCATGGAGGCGCTACCAGCAGACAGGCTAGTACATCAGGAGACGTGGAGGAGGCcgtaggagggcaacaacccagcaccctgccagagccctgcaaaatgacctccagcaggccacaaatgtgcatgtgtctgctcaaacggtcagaaacagactgacACCATGCATGACGTTTGGCAtttgccagagaacaccaagattGGCAAATTcgccactggcgccctgtgctcttcagagatgaaagcaggttcacactgagcacatgtgacagacgtgacagagtctggagactccgtggagaacgttctgctgcctgcaacatcctccatcagtaatggtgtggggtggcatttctttggggGGCCACACGGCCCTCCATGTGCTCGCCAGAGGTACATCTGCAAGTTTGATCTTAACGTTTTATTGCTCTGACCCATTTGACCCTTTCAGATGGGTTTCAAACCAGTTTCTCAGTAACTGTTCAGTCCAACAGTCCAGATCTGAATGATTTAAACAAAGAACTGGGGCCTGATTACCACAACTAATCCTGAACGACCTTATTGCAGCAGCGGACTAAACCATGTGCAGCTGGGAAACAGCTATTTAGCCACTTACACTAGATTAATATAATAAACATTGAAaattacagacaaaaacaggccTGTTGAGCACCCTCCTGATGTCTGTAGTTAGTTCAACTATTCTCTGCACTGGGACGCCACTGCTGCATCCGCAACAACAAACCACAAAATTTCCAGAAATTAAAGAAATCAGGAAGGATATGATATTGTTTCAGTGAGTACAGGTTGCTTCATTTGTTGTTTCCTAGATTTCTGCTTGTGTGGCTTAATCAACCCGGTTCAAGAGTATTGTGGAACGACTCATGTCAGACCCACTCTATGAAAAGGTATTatgtcacagacacagagaggcacaAGAGTTTGCTCTTATCCTGCTGTTAGAAAAATGCTGTGGCGAGAACAGGGCTCAAATtgaggtggaaaaacaaaattgcAGAAGtacataaaacaatataaaagaTGTTGACCTTCCTAACACCCGTCTAATACGCATACTCCAATGGTCTCACTAAGACTCTGTTTTAAGAACTTTCAACATGAGCTGCTGGACTAAACTGGGGTTGAATTACACTGTTGACGAGGCCATTCTGAATTAAGAACAGAGGCAATTCTTCATTCTCCAAGGGACTTGCCCATCGCATCCATTTGAGAAGTAAACAGTGGTCCCTAACAAGGACGACCACAGTGTATTTAAGATTTGCAGCACTTCAGAACTGGAGGGGAAAGCGTGGCACTCTGCAGTCAGCAGTGTCCTCTGGgcttctttccctcctcttctctcagcGCAGCACTTTAAACTTCAGCAATGTGACAGCAACAAGGAGAGCACATCTTTTCTGTCCAACACAGACTCAAACCGCGCTGTGATGGCCTGCAATGAAAAGATTGGATAAGGCTGGCTGTGCACTGTACAGTGTAACTTAGCTGTAGACTCAAGTCACGAGCCATGTTTCCATCTATGGTCAAGAgaattttaagtgaaatgtttgaaatgttgcaaaaaagaaaaaaaacaaaacaaaaaaaacaacaaagaaaatgtgaattaggTGCATTTTATTAACTGTTTGTAGTGAATAAACTAGGCTACACAAAGGGTAGTTTCATCAGATGGCTATAATAAACACAGTAGAAGAAGAACGttgaaaactggaaacagctccttctcttcttcttctttgggctttgtagcagaaacagctgatctgtcATGTGAGTTATGTCGCTGTGTCAGAACTTATTTAGCAAAGGTATTTCCATCTTCCAATTAGCACATTAACACTTTatcaacaaaggaaaaaaataccTAAGGAGTGTAAAAACGCTTTCACCAGACTGAGAAGCTTTTCGAATGCGACAtttcaaaatgcacataaaacacCTTGATGGAGACAATGTGACTTAATCTAAGTGCTGACTGCATAAAAGCAGGATGAATGTATGCAGGTCTGCGCTCATATTTATCATTCATATGTATCTTTCACCAAAGCAGCACATTTCCATATCACAGCGCTGCGTGTGTCGGCTAATCAGAATCATGTGGGAAGTGGTCACGTCCAACACAGTTAGTGGTCTCGTGACTGTCCAGTATTCCTTAAGGAACTGATACTTCATCGACTGCAGACGTGGACTGAGTTCCATGTTGGTGTCAGCCTGATGTGTTTTCTCATACACGTATGCTCAGCGAGGCCACAGTGGAACGGCCGGCCAGAAAACTTCCCAGTGGCCCCTCTTTAGACTGATTTGCAGTTAGTTTCCATTGTTAGCCAACATCATTGCTAGAAATTAGGTTTAGTgtttaaatcacatttcaaGTGAAAGGAAAGCTGTCTTTCTGGGGAGAGAAAGTGGAGAGATGGCATCTTTGGATGCCATATCTTGATCTTTACCCCCCTCTTCATCAGAATCTGATGCTGCAGGCCTACACATCTTGAAATTCATTGCACTGATATTTCCGATGATGGAAACTGCTTGGGTTAACCAGAGGTCATTTCAAGGAAGCTTTTATTGTGGCTACTCCAGTGTTTGCTGTAAAGGCCAAAACTGCTGGGTTTTTCTTGTAGCTCAGGAGAAGTTGTTGTTTTGGAGATgcatggttttcacaggacagtcCAACACAAAGGGCAGCTTAGGCTGACGgtaatgtcattagttttgttgGTAGTTGGTCGTAAACCAAAGTagtagaaaaatgaaaattttgatgatggcaccagaggaaaaggTCAGGACTTCACGAAAgtgaacaaaatgaataaaaattggTTTCTGCCACAATTCGTTCTGTTGATTAAAGAGATGTTTCATACAGACGGAACAAGAACAAAGAGCTTTCATGCATGCTGCTCActctgatggaaacacacatcagTCAGACCTTAAAGTcaatatgtgtttattttctgctaCAGATACCTATTTTCTTCGTAAATCCTCTGAGAAAAAAATTAGAGGCCAAAAGGGAGAAAGttacattttctatatttttttgtgtAGTGATGGTACACCCtagttttgcattaatttgatGGAATTTGATGGAATATTCCTCTGGTATCCTTCTACGCATACTGCTTATCAAATCTTGCATAAAGCAGAAATGTCGGTGTTGAATCATAGGCAGAGCAGACAGTCACACCGAGCCACAGACTCTGAACAACCACACTGGCTTTCCTGCTCAAGTCTCCCTCTTATCTAATGTCTATACATGAACTGACGTAGAtaacatgatgttgtcctgcACCTCAGCTTGTTTAACGAGCCACCAAACTAACATTCAATGGGGAAGAGTGCACTGCTAAAATCAGTTTGCAGACTAGATAACCAACGAGCTGCTGCAAAACTTCCCATTCCTGCACAAGCAGCTAAAACACCTATCCAAGGCAgacccaaagt of Chelmon rostratus isolate fCheRos1 chromosome 6, fCheRos1.pri, whole genome shotgun sequence contains these proteins:
- the LOC121608342 gene encoding olfactomedin-like, producing the protein MLLLLLLLLSPGDGQAQRVSGQKRDGSCVCPVDSNLWSFPAVKYEAVLEQVQTCGGSLKTLQEQVKLSSQRLPHIQAAVENVTARLEPHLYLHNRGLYTALSLRQLGEELSQLETDVGAIHSQLNNAQTQKVSKEVDKLRTDVDRMQMSDTINMKSVKERLRYLKNAAESCRSIPTDFRGQGTHCLKGLITNISNPVMTKVSPHGKSYISGSWGKQAQMDSEGEKNSYWVQPLLNSHIWGNSLRVYQTYEDFMASVNQRDFTIAPSFSHANTIEGPSAVLYGEALYYHCYRSADVCRYDLKSNTVKRVTLPGTGVGFNNKFPYCYYDCRANSDVDVEADETGLWALYATVGNHGNLVVSRLVWDSEAETLNVSQTWETRLFKKAVSNAFMVCGVMYATRYVDDYREEVFYAFDTATGKDDNSLALPLEKVAKGVASLSYNPTNKQIYMYNDGYLLAYQAHF